A genomic segment from Agrobacterium vitis encodes:
- a CDS encoding IS110 family transposase has translation MAEHRAETHVIGGVDTHKDLHVAAVVDHRDRVLGTESFPTTRHGYRLMLAWMRSFGELQRVGIECSGSYGAGLLRYMQTAGVEILEVTAPDKLDRRRRGKNDDFDAESAAHAAFARRHTVTPRSRDGMVESLRVLRVCRKTAIQARRIALQMIQMTIVCAPDKIRDPLRSMTRMQLIRTLAAGRPDLTAYRQVEEAYRISLKSLARRYLELHDEIADLDDMIEAIVKDLAPELLAQTAIGVNSAAQLLLTAGDNSDRLKSEASFAALCGVSPVPASSGKTVRHRLNRGGDRAANSAIHIIAIGRLRLEARTQDYVARRIAAGNSKLEAIRCLKRYIAREVFAIIMRRHREINQSQIAA, from the coding sequence ATGGCTGAACACCGAGCAGAAACTCACGTCATTGGTGGCGTCGATACACACAAGGACTTGCATGTCGCGGCAGTCGTTGATCATCGCGACCGCGTTCTCGGTACCGAGAGCTTCCCGACAACCCGACACGGCTATCGCTTGATGCTGGCTTGGATGCGATCATTCGGGGAACTCCAGCGGGTCGGGATCGAATGCTCTGGCAGCTACGGCGCGGGGTTGCTGCGCTACATGCAAACCGCAGGTGTCGAGATTCTGGAGGTCACCGCACCTGACAAACTCGACCGCCGCCGGCGCGGCAAGAATGACGACTTCGACGCAGAAAGTGCGGCCCACGCAGCCTTTGCGAGACGGCACACCGTAACGCCACGCAGCAGGGACGGCATGGTAGAAAGTTTACGCGTCCTAAGGGTTTGCCGCAAAACCGCTATTCAGGCGCGCCGCATTGCCCTGCAGATGATCCAGATGACCATCGTCTGCGCACCGGACAAAATCCGCGATCCGCTACGCAGCATGACGCGGATGCAATTGATCCGTACGCTCGCAGCCGGTAGACCTGACCTCACTGCGTATCGCCAGGTCGAGGAAGCCTACCGCATCTCTCTCAAGTCTCTGGCGCGGCGTTATCTCGAACTCCATGACGAGATCGCCGACCTCGACGACATGATTGAGGCTATCGTCAAGGATCTCGCTCCTGAACTCCTTGCTCAAACCGCAATCGGCGTGAACAGTGCGGCGCAGTTGCTGCTCACGGCGGGCGATAACTCTGACCGGTTGAAGTCCGAGGCGAGCTTCGCCGCATTGTGCGGCGTTAGCCCAGTCCCCGCTTCTTCCGGGAAAACGGTCCGGCACAGGTTGAACAGGGGTGGGGATCGCGCAGCAAACAGCGCCATCCACATCATCGCCATCGGGAGGCTTCGATTGGAGGCACGCACGCAGGACTACGTCGCCCGACGGATCGCAGCCGGAAATTCGAAGCTCGAGGCTATTCGTTGCCTCAAACGCTACATTGCCCGCGAAGTCTTCGCCATCATCATGCGGCGGCACAGGGAAATCAACCAAAGCCAAATTGCGGCTTGA
- a CDS encoding Imm42 family immunity protein, translating to MIVGDHRIFAIESGITEAVESVSQLALGYFVIHVGGRAFGVRQPDASMLGCSFNEVEHRLRRRGMHVPPIPLHVPATEVATAYLDAFYRDSARTDYFGLSQDQFVDALQSSGAIWAPDGDEAFDDGSHVLQFDVDGRVRIIAFLNTEEPDDSPQTIIEEWMDADLFYAIVSGWKTLFAIERTGLLQAKSDRSPATEGWIPKSTE from the coding sequence ATGATAGTGGGCGACCACCGCATTTTCGCAATCGAAAGCGGGATCACGGAAGCGGTGGAAAGCGTCTCCCAATTAGCTTTGGGCTATTTCGTAATCCACGTCGGTGGGCGAGCGTTTGGAGTCAGGCAACCCGATGCGTCCATGCTTGGATGCTCTTTCAACGAAGTTGAACATAGGTTGCGACGGCGGGGAATGCATGTGCCTCCTATCCCGCTCCATGTTCCAGCCACTGAGGTTGCTACAGCTTACCTCGATGCTTTCTATCGAGATAGTGCACGCACGGATTACTTCGGACTTTCGCAGGACCAATTTGTCGATGCCCTACAATCCAGTGGGGCAATATGGGCTCCGGATGGGGACGAGGCCTTTGATGATGGAAGCCACGTTCTGCAGTTCGATGTGGACGGCCGCGTGCGCATTATCGCGTTTTTGAATACGGAAGAGCCTGACGATTCTCCTCAAACCATCATTGAAGAATGGATGGACGCCGACCTTTTCTACGCCATTGTTTCTGGCTGGAAGACATTATTCGCTATAGAGCGAACAGGTCTGCTGCAGGCGAAATCCGATCGCTCGCCTGCTACTGAAGGTTGGATTCCCAAATCGACTGAATAA
- a CDS encoding glycosyltransferase family 2 protein, with amino-acid sequence MLKQLGLPKPLLSRLIHQALAHGTSIEQELLATGDMEAQDYYAALARHLDLPFLPVLPVEQVLYSDHMDSQLRKPGLLRLHDKVRAPITVIVPEARQFHVLKERLAHAPDLRGSLAITTPRALAGAIWQAGARHRVEKATAHLFDTAPLSSARMVLTGKQGFWLGSLLTATLAACSTFGYDALAAMHILTSLLYLCMLAFRAATLAYRIGAADPPPTLPASVELPVYTVLVALYRESSMIPQLIDGLRRLDWPVSRLDIKLVCEADDLDTLGALADADIPAHIEIVPTPPIGPRTKPKALSYALSGARGDFLVLYDAEDRPHPAQLKEAYAHFLSRPPEVACLQAPLIIANGDESWISALFALEYAALFRGTLPMLAYHGMPLPLGGTSNHFRIEALKDVGAWDPYNVTEDADLGLRLFRAGYRCETITRQTLEDAPVSSRIWMGQRSRWFKGWLQTWLIVMREPRIACKEMGGSAFAVFHLMIGGMLLSSLSHPALLLFLTMTVYSMANPPATGIPLRDLTVFWIDLVNILGSYLIFLALGRAAMTEFERRRIGKRYLFIPIYWLMTSVAAWRAMIELKTKPFFWNKTPHAPRGGERN; translated from the coding sequence GTGCTGAAGCAACTTGGGCTTCCAAAGCCGCTCCTGTCGCGTCTCATTCACCAGGCGCTTGCCCATGGCACGTCAATAGAGCAGGAATTGCTGGCCACTGGCGACATGGAGGCGCAGGACTATTACGCGGCCCTCGCCCGGCATCTCGACCTGCCCTTTCTGCCGGTGCTTCCGGTGGAGCAGGTCCTCTATTCCGACCATATGGACAGCCAATTGCGCAAACCGGGCCTGTTGCGGCTGCATGACAAGGTCCGCGCGCCGATAACCGTCATCGTTCCCGAGGCACGGCAATTCCATGTCTTGAAGGAACGGCTCGCGCATGCCCCGGATTTGCGCGGATCGCTTGCCATCACCACGCCGAGAGCCCTTGCCGGTGCGATCTGGCAGGCTGGCGCCCGGCACCGCGTGGAAAAAGCCACGGCGCATCTGTTCGATACCGCACCACTGTCCTCGGCGCGCATGGTCTTGACCGGTAAACAAGGCTTCTGGCTAGGATCTCTGCTGACGGCAACACTCGCCGCCTGTTCCACCTTCGGTTATGACGCGCTGGCGGCAATGCATATTCTGACATCGCTGCTTTATCTTTGCATGCTCGCCTTTCGAGCCGCGACGCTCGCCTATCGAATCGGAGCGGCCGACCCTCCGCCCACCTTGCCCGCCTCGGTGGAGCTTCCGGTCTATACCGTTCTTGTGGCGCTTTACCGGGAAAGCAGCATGATCCCGCAATTGATAGACGGGCTGCGGCGGCTGGACTGGCCGGTTTCCAGGCTGGATATCAAGCTTGTCTGCGAAGCCGACGACCTGGACACGCTGGGCGCGCTGGCAGACGCCGACATACCAGCCCATATCGAGATCGTCCCGACCCCACCGATTGGGCCGCGCACCAAGCCGAAGGCGCTCAGCTATGCGCTGTCAGGCGCACGCGGCGACTTTCTGGTGCTGTATGACGCCGAGGATCGCCCGCACCCCGCCCAACTCAAGGAGGCCTATGCCCATTTCCTGTCCCGCCCACCCGAAGTGGCCTGCCTGCAAGCACCGCTGATCATCGCCAATGGCGATGAAAGCTGGATCAGCGCCTTGTTTGCGCTCGAATATGCGGCTTTGTTTCGCGGCACTCTGCCAATGCTTGCCTATCACGGCATGCCCTTGCCGCTCGGCGGGACATCCAACCATTTCCGTATCGAGGCCTTGAAGGATGTCGGTGCCTGGGACCCCTATAATGTCACAGAGGACGCCGATCTCGGCCTGCGGCTGTTCCGAGCCGGCTATCGCTGTGAAACGATTACCCGGCAAACCCTGGAGGACGCACCGGTCAGCAGCCGCATCTGGATGGGCCAGCGCAGCCGATGGTTCAAGGGCTGGCTACAGACATGGCTGATCGTCATGCGCGAACCGCGTATCGCCTGCAAGGAAATGGGGGGATCGGCCTTTGCCGTCTTTCATCTGATGATTGGCGGCATGCTGCTATCATCGCTGAGCCATCCCGCCCTTCTGCTGTTCCTGACCATGACCGTCTACAGCATGGCCAACCCGCCTGCCACGGGCATTCCCCTGCGCGACCTGACGGTCTTCTGGATCGACCTGGTGAATATTCTCGGCAGCTACCTGATTTTCCTGGCACTTGGCCGTGCCGCCATGACCGAATTCGAACGCCGCCGCATCGGCAAACGCTACCTGTTCATTCCGATCTATTGGCTGATGACATCCGTGGCCGCCTGGCGGGCGATGATCGAGCTGAAAACCAAACCGTTTTTCTGGAACAAGACCCCGCATGCACCAAGAGGCGGCGAGCGAAACTGA